The DNA window ACCGGCTGTTATTCTCATTCTATCTCTCCCTGCTTTTTCATGCAATATTTATTGTTTTCATGATAAGTCCAAAAATTTCCAACCAAAAACTTATCTGCGGGAGAGATTTTCCGGTGCAAAAAGTCGAGGAGCTTAATTTTGATGTAAGCTTTGAAGTTCCTAAAGATCTCTTCCATTTCAAAGAAAGTAAACAGGAATCGGAAAAAGAAACAAAAGATAAAACTGAAGCAAAACCGGGAAAAGAGACAAGTAAGGAAAAAACGGAAGAGGAAAAGAATAAGGAAGAATTCAGAGAAAAACTGGCTGAAAAGTACAGCAAAGGAAAATGGAAAGATCTCGTTAAAAGTTTAAAAGAAACAGAAGGAATGAGAGAATCCTTTGATAACACATTTAAAGACCTTTTACCCGGTTCAAAAGTAGGGAATTCATATATTTATCGGTATCGCCACTATGAAGATATGATAGTAAAGGAAGTTCTTCCTACGCTTCACAATTTAGAGAAAAAATTTACAGATGAACTCCAAATTGCTGAAAAGGAATTTGAAGAGCATAAAGAAAGAAATGAGATCATAGATGAATTTCGCCAGGGGGAAGAAGCTGATTTTTTCAAAATGGAAAAAAATTCAGAGCCAAGTGAACTTGTAACAAAACCTGTACTCAATATGCCAAAGGAAGAAAGAATGAAATATTTTGATAAAACTCTTCCTTTACCTAAAGAAAAGCAAATGCAGGATTTCATGGAAAGGTTTTCAGGCTTCGATCCGGATAAAGGTGATTTAGCTATGCTCTACAGGGATCTTTATTATGAGAACTTGCAAAGACTGGCCTATACATTCAGTTCGGATTCCAGCTATTTCACAATTGATTACTTCGAGGAAAATTTAAATAAAGAAGACTATCTCAAAAATGCTATGAGTCTTACTTCAGAATTAAAAGGTACAAAAACAGCTACTGAAATCTTATTCACCCTTGAAAATATTTATGAAATCCAGTCCAGGGCTTTTGCACAGTATTTCCAGTTCTATGATAGATATAAGAGCTTTTCTCCTTCAATGAAAAAAGAACTTCGCTATGAAACGATTCGCCGTGTAATTGAAAAATACAAACCGATTATAGAAGCAAAAAATTATCACAACTACCAGGATGTAAAAAAAGAATATTTCCGCAAACGAGTAGAAATACTCGACTATCTGATGCAAACTTCCCCGGACTCATACAGGAAAAAAGATGCTCTTTTCGAAAAAGGAAGAATCCTCTGGGAAGAAGGAGCAGAAAGCAATAATCCAAAATATCAGGAAGAAGCAATAAAAACTTGGAAAAATATTATTTCCAGTACCAATACAGGTGACTTTTTATACGAGAATTCTTACTCTCAATTAGACAAACAAATTAAAAAATTTGTAAGTGCTAAAAATATCCAGGAAAAAAATAATATAAAAAATTCCATCAACTTCATTCTTAACTCAAGATTGTTTGATACATTAAACCAGAAAAGACAGAGAGAAGATCGAATTCTCTGGAAGCAAAAATAAATTTTTTTCTTATAAAAAGAAAAACTCTTGATTTATCTGATAAAGAAAAAATAAAATTTCTCTTTGTAAATGGATTATTATACAATTAGTCAACTTGCACAAAAAGCCGGTGTAAATGTAGAGACCATCCGTTATTATGAAAGAATAAATTTAATTCCAAAACCACCCAAGAATTCCTATGAATATCGAAAATATCCCCTGAGCATTCTTGATAGAATAAAGTTTATTAAAAAATTTCAGTCCCTGGGCTTCAGTCTAAGAGACATTTCTGAAATTTTAACACTTCAGGAAGAGACAAGCTATGAAAAAGTAAAAAAAATCTTTGAAGATAAGTTATTCAAAATTGAAAAAGAAATTAGGGAACTAGAGAACTCGAAAATGAAAATTGAGGATCTTCTGAACTGTTTAGTCTCCAGTAAAGAAATAAATTTCTGTTTATTTTATAAGCCCGAAAAGAGCAGGAATTCTTCTAAATGCAATTAAATTTCATTGACGAAATAAGATAGAAATATTGATAGTGGATATGTGTATATAAGCTGTACTGTCAACGGCGATGAACCTGGCTGCTCACATCCTTCCAAAAAAGGATTTCTACACAATCTGGGAATGAGTTTACCCATACTCTGTGCCATTCACTGTGTACTGAGTCCTATTCTTTTGAGTCTTTTACCTTTAAGTCTTGGAAGTTCAAGTTTATGGGTTCATAATCCCATACTGGAACTCTTATTCCTTGTGTTAAGTTTTCTAATAGCTCTTCCTATTTTTTTCACAAATTATAAAAAACATAGAAAAAAGAAAATTCTGGCTCTATTTACAATTTCATTATTCCTTATAATCCTAAATTTTTTCTTCGGAGAAAGTCAAAATTTAGAAAATTGGTTAGGAGTTCCCGGTAACCTCCTACTTTC is part of the Leptospiraceae bacterium genome and encodes:
- a CDS encoding MerC domain-containing protein gives rise to the protein MSLPILCAIHCVLSPILLSLLPLSLGSSSLWVHNPILELLFLVLSFLIALPIFFTNYKKHRKKKILALFTISLFLIILNFFFGESQNLENWLGVPGNLLLSVSLIWNLRHQKQS
- a CDS encoding MerR family transcriptional regulator; its protein translation is MDYYTISQLAQKAGVNVETIRYYERINLIPKPPKNSYEYRKYPLSILDRIKFIKKFQSLGFSLRDISEILTLQEETSYEKVKKIFEDKLFKIEKEIRELENSKMKIEDLLNCLVSSKEINFCLFYKPEKSRNSSKCN